DNA sequence from the Excalfactoria chinensis isolate bCotChi1 chromosome 2, bCotChi1.hap2, whole genome shotgun sequence genome:
ACTCaacaggggggttgaaattacgtgatcattgtggtccttttcaacccaggacattctatgtCAGTAATTAAGTAGCTCCAAGTTTTAATGCACGCACTATTTTTGTCATAAAATGCACACATTAATATCtagcatatatatgtatgtcaCACATACCATACATATTTACACATcatttttcacttctgcttcttTGAAGCTAGTACAGTGATAAGGCTAAATTAAATGTCATTGGATTAAAAGTTTAAAGTACTTGATAATAAATGCTCTCAAAAGGCAAAATatgacagaaataatttcagagcTTCAGTGCAAACAGTGAATAACTGTGATGTTGCACACTGAGGAACTCCCTCCATactactatttattttaatttaggattttatttgttttgagaaTTAATTGTGACTGTGCACCTTTGCAGTCACTGATCCATCTTCTCTTGAGCAATCCTGTGGCACCGTTATGTAAAGGAATCCCAGCCCAAGTACTGCAGGCACGTAAATGGAAAAATCAAGTCAACTGATTAAACTTTGAACAGGCTTTTATGCACTTTAatgtttctctgtcttttgtGACATATTCTGTGGTTGGTGGGCTTGGGCTTTTGTTGGGTTCTTGCTTTCACATGTTGAATCTGTGTATATGTTAGAACTTACTCACATAGTGGGTCAGAGCAAGCTTCACCTGAAGTTAGGAGAAAGAATGAATACTTTTAATTCCCTTTTACTGTACCAGGTTTATTCAGAAGATGCACATGGTTCGTTTTTAACCTGACTTCTAATTTACTTCTTCTCCATGCATAACACATACCAATTTCAGTCTCTTAAAATTGtgattattttcagttttgtacaTTTTCTCTGTTACTCTGTGAAAATACaggctttttttccagtatGCTGTTTGTTGCCATAATTGCAAATTCTTTCTTGCAGAGACATGTGACGCAGTCCAGTGGTAATCGAAAATTCAAGTGCACTGAATgtggaaaagcttttaaatataaacatcATCTAAAGGAGCACCTACGAATCCACAGTGGTAAATAAAACAAGCACTGAATTATGTACTAATGCTACCGTTCCTACTCTGTATAACTTTGATGCAATATCAGTCTTGTAAGTGTAAGTTTAAAATACTAGGGCgttcccttctctttctctaaGACTCTGTAcctactgactgcagccttcAACTGTGCGCAGAAAATATGTAGGATAACTCAAGAGGCTTCACATTTGCAACTTGAGCTTTGGCATTTAAGGAAGCTTCACATGTGGCAGAAGAAATGGGGCATCCTTTTGGTCTTTCTCActtgtctgttttttctcattgttgGCAGAACACTTAGCTACTTGTGAGCCTTGCTAGAAAACTTTAATTGATAGAAATCAGGATATAGCAACTATAGTTCCCTACCGTGGCCGCTATTTTCCCCAGTACACGATGATTAAAATAGCCTCAGGGCACACATGTGAGATTGTCATACCCCATCACATCAGCTTCAATTTATAATgttacatatttataaatattatataaaaataagtatCCCTcgatttctttattttgaccCAGTTTTACTCAGTAAAGTATGAAAAGCAGTAAGTATGAAAACAAGACGTTAAgccatcttttcctttcttattggTTGCTCAGCCATGGTAATAGCAATTAAGTGCACTTAGAAGCCCTTCCTCAGGAAACCtcatcttcatttcatttccagagaGCAGCGATATCTGCTCCTGTGCTTGGGAAGACTTTACTGACAGGCTTTCAGTCCGATGCCAGCcaactgttctttttccttctctttcttcttcctctgtaaCCCAGATCCCTGCAAAGTCACTTCTATGTGTGGGTGTCGTGATTGCATCGTTGTATGCACCTTCCCGACCATTCAACCTGGGTTActtctctgaaggaaaatgttcaTCTGTCTTACACACGTGTCTAGTTTCTTTTTACTCAGCTGATAAGTGTTGTAGGAAGATACAGATATAATGTACTTGAGTTTGACTCTATACAATTTATATAACTCTTCATTTAATTGTGATTTGCATTTATGCCATTTATAGTTTTTCTTTGGTTAAGCATATTctatgttttttattctttatttttttcctgaagcagCTTATGCTGCTTCTGACATTAGTAGAGCTACTACTGGGATGGTGTTTAATGAAATCTTCCAGACCACATAGACTCATTTATGTGATATGTAGCCGGTTACTAGAAAGTACTGGAATGTGTCATGATCACATGGGTGCCATTCTGTGTGTCCTGTTGGGTCACAGTGAAACTTACCGCAGGACCCTGGGATCAGAGCTATAGATGATGTAATTGCTGTTGGTCTTCAATTCACTGTAAAGGACTTTTTTCCCTAGGACTCTGAGGGGTAATTTTAATATATTGTTTTCTAGTTACTATTTGATGAAGCTACATTGTAACCTATCAAACTATTGCATGtgtcttttctcttcctttttttttttttaatctttaggAGAGAAGCCATATGAGTGCCCAAACTGCAAGAAACGTTTTTCCCATTCTGGTTCATACAGCTCACACATAAGCAGTAAGAAGTGTATTGGTTTGATGCCCGTGAATGGTCGAGCTCGGTCAGGGCTCAAGACGTCTCAGtgctcctccccttccctttctgcaTCACCCGGTAGCCCAGCAAGACCACAGATACGAcaaaagatagaaaataaacCCTTGCAAGAGCAACTTCCTGTTAACCAAATTAAAACTGAACCTGTGGATTATGAATTCAAGCCCATAGTGGTTGCTTCAGGAATTAATTGTTCGACCCCTTTGCAGAATGGGGTTTTTAGTGGTGGTAGCCCATTGCAGGCAACCAGTTCTCCTCAGGGTGTGGTGCAAGCTGTTGTTCTGCCAACAGTGGGTCTCGTGTCTCCCATAAGCATCAACTTAAGTGACATTCAAAATGTACTTAAAGTGGCAGTGGATGGTAATGTAATAAGGCAAGTATTGGAAAACAATCATGCTAACCTTGCATccaaagaacaagaaacaatCAGCAATGCATCTATACAACAAGCTGGCCATTCCCTCATTTCAGCTATCAGTCTTCCTTTGGTTGACCAAGATGGGACAACCAAAATTATCATCAACTACAGCTTGGAGCAGCCGAGTCAACTTCAGGTTGTTCCCCAGAATctaaaaaaagaacattctgTTCCTACAAACAGttgcaaaaatgaaaagttaCCAGAAGATCTTACGGTGAAGTCTGAGAAAGATAAAAACTTTGAAGGAGAGACCAATGATAGCACTTGTCTTCTTTGTGATGACTGTCCAGGAGATCTTAATGCACTTCAAGAATTAAAGCACtatgaaacaaaaaatcctcCTCAGCTTCCTCAgtccagtggaacagaagctGAGAAGCCCAGCTCCCCCGCCCCGTCAGAAACTGGGGAGAACAACTTAACTCCTGGTCAGCCACCTTTAAAGAACCTTTTATCGCTCCTAAAAGCATATTATGCATTAAATGCACAACCAAGCGCAGAAGAGCTTTCAAAAATAGCCGATTCTGTAAACCTACCACTGGATGTGGTAAAAAAGTGGTTCGAAAAAATGCAAGCTGGACAAATTTCTGTGCAGTCTTCTGGACCATCTTCTCCTGAACAAGCTAAAATAAGCAGTCCCACAGATAATGATGATCAAGCAGCAACTACAAACGAGAGCGAACCCCAGAACAGCACAAACAACTCACAAAATCCGGCCAATACAAATAAATCTCAGACTTCATCAGGGGGATCAACTGAGAATGGATCGCGCAGTAGCACGCCATCCCCATCACCACTAAACCTTTCTTCATCAAGAAATTCACAGGGTTATACGTACACAGCAGAGGGTGTACAAGAAGAGCCACAAATTGAACCTCTTGACCTTTCACTACCAAAGCAACATGGAGAACTGTTGGAAAGATCTACCATAACTAGTGTTTACCAGAACAGTGTTTATTCTGTCCAGGAAGAACCTTTGAACTTAACTTGTGcaaaaaaagaaccacaaaagGACAACAGTATTACAGACTCTGATCCTATTGTAAATGTAATCCCACCAAGTGCCAATCCCATAAATATTGCTATACCTACAGTCACTGCCCAGTTACCTACAATTGTTGCCATTGCTGACCAGAACAGTGTTCCATGCTTGAGAGCTCTTGCTGCCAATAAGCAAACCATTTTGATTCCCCAGGTGGCTTATACATACTCTACTGCAGTTAGCCCTGCAGTTCAGGAAACACCACCAAAACAGGCCCAAGCCAACGGAAGTCAGGTACTGAAGTCTCTGTGTTCCTGTGCATTGTATATGATGTGTTCATGGTGTATCCTTATGAAATTTACAGAAAAttgtcaaaataaatgaaataatatttagggtggtgaagcactggagcaggctgtccagagaggctaTGGAAGCCCCATCTCTGAAGGTGCTTTTGTCCAGGTTGTTCTGGagacctgggcagcctgagctgctgagtATGAATCCTGCCtatggcagcagggctggaaatgGGTaatccttaaggtcccttctaacacaagccattcagtgattctatgactctgagAAAACGTAACTGCAAACTATCCCAAACATTATTCTTGTTTGCTAAGGGATAATAAATGTCACCGTTAACacctctgcaaagctgctcagcTCAAACAATATATGTCCGGACTGACAGCAGCATTCTAGTTCTGTGTATGAGCAAGTTAGTTCTTCACTAAATTCTACCATTCAAAAGGGTTTTCTAGAACATCAGTGCTCAGTATTTTGAGGACCGCTTAGTTCTCTGGATGAAAAACCAGTGTAAAGTCATA
Encoded proteins:
- the ZEB1 gene encoding zinc finger E-box-binding homeobox 1 encodes the protein MADGPRCKRRKQANPRRNNVTNYNNVIEANSDSDDEDKLHIVEEESITDAADCDASVPDDDLPTDHTALPENSEREGSTNSCWEDEGKETKEILGPEAQSDEVGCTVKEDECDSDAENEQNHDPNVEEFLQQEDTAVIYPEAPEEDQRQGTPEASGQDENGTPDAFSQLLTCPYCDRGYKRFTSLKEHIKYRHEKNEDNFSCSLCSYTFAYRTQLDRHMTSHKSGRDQRHVTQSSGNRKFKCTECGKAFKYKHHLKEHLRIHSGEKPYECPNCKKRFSHSGSYSSHISSKKCIGLMPVNGRARSGLKTSQCSSPSLSASPGSPARPQIRQKIENKPLQEQLPVNQIKTEPVDYEFKPIVVASGINCSTPLQNGVFSGGSPLQATSSPQGVVQAVVLPTVGLVSPISINLSDIQNVLKVAVDGNVIRQVLENNHANLASKEQETISNASIQQAGHSLISAISLPLVDQDGTTKIIINYSLEQPSQLQVVPQNLKKEHSVPTNSCKNEKLPEDLTVKSEKDKNFEGETNDSTCLLCDDCPGDLNALQELKHYETKNPPQLPQSSGTEAEKPSSPAPSETGENNLTPGQPPLKNLLSLLKAYYALNAQPSAEELSKIADSVNLPLDVVKKWFEKMQAGQISVQSSGPSSPEQAKISSPTDNDDQAATTNESEPQNSTNNSQNPANTNKSQTSSGGSTENGSRSSTPSPSPLNLSSSRNSQGYTYTAEGVQEEPQIEPLDLSLPKQHGELLERSTITSVYQNSVYSVQEEPLNLTCAKKEPQKDNSITDSDPIVNVIPPSANPINIAIPTVTAQLPTIVAIADQNSVPCLRALAANKQTILIPQVAYTYSTAVSPAVQETPPKQAQANGSQDERQDTSSEGVSNVEDQNDSDSTPPKKKMRKTENGMYACDLCDKIFQKSSSLLRHKYEHTGKRPHECGICKKAFKHKHHLIEHMRLHSGEKPYQCDKCGKRFSHSGSYSQHMNHRYSYCKREAEERDSTEQEEVGQEVLSSEHAGARASPSQIDSDERESLTREEEEDSEKEEEEEEEKEVEGLQEEKECRKLQDVEEEEVVEEEEEEEEEGKTEGNKNDDVVNRASNAEPEVIQSNGQVAEEKTNKA